The following is a genomic window from Neodiprion pinetum isolate iyNeoPine1 chromosome 3, iyNeoPine1.2, whole genome shotgun sequence.
GAATCAACTAGCAAGCAATAGTCCGCAACATCAACCGAAAGGCATAGGTAAATGCGATTGTTATATCGTTTACTTGAAACTTGCCGACAGTCTGAAGTCAATGGCGCGAGAGTTTACCGTTTATAATATACTTGATAacgcgtttttttcttttctttgaaaaGAGGAATTTGTTTCAGCAGCAGTGCCGAACATGGGTATGATTTCGCCAACGATCAATccgcaacagcaacagcaacaacaacagacTAACATTGGATTTTTCCCCGCATTTCAATGAAGCATTTAGTTCGATCCGAACATAACTGAACGACTCTTCTTCCAACaagaaatattaaattaacCGAGCAATTTAATCGGTAAAGGCTTGCTGTACTGAAAAATTCCACCGATTATCCAAGTTCTAAGATAATcgcgattttttaattcagttAAGAAATTAACAAATTGGTGGTAAcaacttttttaaaacatgGTGCGTCGCGATCAATAAGTTTTTATCGTAATCGgagaattgaatgaataacaaaatttaaaaaaaaaaaacaattttcaatcaagaATTGGAAACATTTCGCAAAATGTTGAAATACGGCGCTGAAAGTGTTGagaacaaggaaaaaaaaaaaaaaaaaacttgtttttattGCTACTGTGtgcgtattatttttttttttttttgtatactagaaatttatgtacataaatatctGCGCGTATGAATGATTAATGAAGAATGCCAAAGGCCTTCGGTTACATGCTATAGCAGGTCTATATATTTAGATaggtgaaagaaatttgtaCGAAAAATCCGTGAACATGAACAATACTGCGTTGGGTAGAATGAATGattgagaaaaaggaaaaaagaaaaaaaaaaacaaaaaacaaacaattcataaaaaattaattacgatAAGGATGAtcgcaaaaaaattgtaaatcactTTAGTTTGACGAAACGATTATTGCAACGGCAGCTGTTTAAGATACTCTTCAATATTGTGAtgctatatgtatatgctttgaaaatatcaacTATACTATTCAGGGAAACTATCGAtacagaataaaatttcatcgcGCTCTCGCATATGCACCTTTCAAGGTGTTAGTAGACAAAACCGAAATGACGTTACTAATCCTCGCAGGATataatttttagaaacaactagagtgaaatcgattgaaatATTGCATTTACCTTAACTGAATTCGAAGTTTTCAAATTAGCATCTTTTAGCTGATTCGTGTACAAAATTTAACGTGCACATGCGCATAAttgaacaacaaaaaaaagtaacgtgTATACAATACAGGGTgcctcgaaaaaaaaaacaaaaaaaaaagaaaaaaaaaaacaagaaaaaatatgtttcttttttgttgaaaagttATCTTTCAACGTTAccatgatattattattaagtgTTCGATTTATGAAAACTGTGCAAACAGATTATCGCAGAATATTccaattgattttgaaaacggTTGATCGCATAAACTGAATTGCACAGCTTGGCATACTTTGATCTTGATCCCTGAAGCGGTCGTGAAGTTGCAATTTACTGGTCGCTAAAGAGATTTCGAATCAGCAATAGCAATAAAGATTTATCATTGAAACGACATTAGACATAGACGATACGTCATGGTATGTATGAAAATACCAACACAGATAAATTGTCGTTTTGCTGAATTCACTTTCAACATGTAGCGTAAGATGTATATAATGCTACAAGACCTGTCGTATCGTAATAAATAGCGAGTAACAGGtacgagtataaaaaaaataggtttttCCGATCAGCGATGAATACGTGCTTCCATGGCACaaacctaattttttttttttttttttttctgccgtTAATATTGCATGTGATTACAAACCGTACACGTGGATTGAATAGATAACGGTGAAAATGTAAgaacaatattataatatacatattctaTAAAAATGCGAGAATGGTATACGTAATGAATGAATAAGATAAATATATGATAAACGATATAGACTTTCGTCAAGTTAGCACAAAACCGTAGCGCAATAGTGTATAAATTGCAGCAAATTTAAATTGGACATATTTGTTGAACGAAATATCatttatatacttatatacataaaaagaaagtaaagGTAAAATGTATGACATACCAAATCTTGTTTGATGCAATTATTGGGCCCACCGTTGTTCATCGGTGACCATGAAAATTGCATATATCGCGTACCCGAAGCTGTGAAATGTTTGATGACTACCGTTatacgaaaatttatttcattattctattacgaaataaagaaaacatgCATCatggaagaaaaacaaaaaatgaaaataaaaaatgaaggagCTATTCctttacaataattaaatgacGAAATGCATATCTTACAGATTATAAGTGATTCGAATCGATCTTTGTTTCAAatgaagagaataaaataaataatgattaatagTTAGATCGTTAAGAACAGGagaaatagataaataaaatgaataagaatAGCCTTATTTTCAAACAGGAAGCTAACATGTTAGATATAGTTTATGGACTTTGCATGGactaagataaaaaaaaaaaaaaaaaaaaaattatgatctTTGTTCGCATAAATTTCCCACAGATAGTTAGAGCCCTTGGATAAACGGTCCTGATGTAAAGTCCACGAGTTAGCAATATATCACAATCCTAGGATAATTTTACTCATATTTTAAACCCTTGTATTTCATAATTGTATATGTAAAactttttaattcactttctTTCTAATCTACTTTCCTAAATTCATGTCAAGCAGGATTAATTAGTTTAATAAGAgaaacccccccccccctctgtttgattgaaaatattatttagtTCAAATTCGTGAACGATATGACATACATACGTTTAGAAAATATGtaccgaagaaaaaaaatttccgcctcgattatacattttttgttttaaatttacgCGCAACATAGTTTTGCGGTTGTAACATTTTTCcgttatctttttttttttttttttctcatcacgcCTGTCTTACATTGAGACTGAACTGCcctatattattttttccaatttatgtatgtacctgTACCTACCTACCAATGTATAATATCTTCTCATCTACATCACATGCATTTATTAATATACAGggcgaaataaatataaaaaaataaaaaaaaataaaaaaaaaaaaccgtacaGTCAGCCTACGGATATAAGGACACGATACCTGTCTCAGGTTACTATTGTTATAGTTAATGAACATGTTGCAATAATGATATATGATAATGCATGGTGAAAATGAACCAGGTATATAAAagataaaatgtataaatcaTTTATAGGTTTTCACAATTAAAAGCAGACTGCTAAATTCAATTTGATAAAAGCGATTACTTTTAGTGCGATCAAAGCTGAGGCTTTGACAATTAAGTGttgttttaataaaaaaaaaacatatagcGGAGTACTTTGAATGCAACTTTGtattggaataattttgtttcacaAAGAAGCACGgttttttgttgtttattattattattattatttactcaCAGATCAGAAGCAGGCCTACTAtagatgataataaaaatacatgtaCGTGTACTACGgtttagaattaaaaaattgtacacacGATAATGTTAAGCTTCTAATAAGCTGGGTTCCcaattgtattatatataaaatatatttacctGAATTGTAACTTTTAATTTAGATATTTATACCTGTTACAAGTTAATTTTACCATATTAAATGCTCATTGGTGCTGGTATTAATATATTGGATGTTTCTCAACTTTTTGCCATTCTTAATTACCCGTCTTTTATCCGTTATTGATTATCGTTATCAGAGAATCAGTCGGGTGAGttataattaacaataatgAAGATAATCATCCACAATATTCGATagttttcaagtattttttaatattccgTATTCAATGTACAAATTACGGTATCAGCTTTTTACGGAAATGTACTCAAACATCCAAAGCATAAAGTATTTCTTTCTGTTTGGATGTTTGACAAAGATAAATGATCCAAGTGAATGTGTACAGAAGCAGAATGTCAAGTTTTTGCAGGATAAAAAACGTAAACATTAGATGACAATAATCATGGTTGCATGGTCAATCCTGTCAATTTCATATAACGAACTAAGAAAGgatttgaataataacaataaaatataattgtgGTGGTCCAGTGtctttatttacaaaattcgaaCATTATGAATTAAACTTATCAAGTTAATAGACTGCAGACTGAGAGACAAGATACAAAtactttgaacaaaaagtgCTAATTGCGGTGTATTCCTTTGTCGTTATGTAAGATATTGTATTTTAGATTGACTATTCGACCATGTGTACACAAGTTCTATGCAAatactgaaatatttatttctcaacAGAATACCCAAACCGATTTCTTTATAGATAACCGAAATTAAGACTAAATTagaagaaacttttttttttccatcgactaaaatattttcttcgacttgaaattacaatttcaaacTAGATCTTAGCGGCGAAACAGGCTTCTGCATTCATTCAGTTGTCTGTCAGGTCGTAAAAAATCTTTCACACCTCACTCCTCTAAATCAGATACATTTCAATACATACAAGTGTTACATGCATtgaaatgcataaaaatgtaaaagtaAACAAAATAGGTAACTAACATAtcttttgtaaatattgtaaactTTACTGAGAAAGCCTCATTGTCTCAATGTCTGTAGTAATGAAAATGCACTCTTTCAAGTTTTGAATATCGTCGCATCATCTATTAGATTTcatttgtaaatgaaatacAACTTAGATGACGAGATCGAATAACCTCAGCCGTAGTTCACTCACTCGTCATTTTGACTCTTGGacttccttttcttcttctttttggGTACGTCATCGTCGACCTCAGCTTCGACTGTACCATTGTCAACCGCAGCTCCGTTTGAGTTgccattttcgatattttcgctctttcttttcttgtcttttttctttttctttttcggaGACTCTTCCTCAGCAGCGACGACAACCTGTGCAGCCTCTTCCAGCGCCTCTTTCATGACGTCTATGTTCTTCTTGGGCACGTCCCCTGTCTCATAGAATTTCAGCCTGTCCTCGACTTGCTGGCGCAATTTCTCGCCAAATATACTGGACGGGGTGTCTGTGAAACAGTCGATTCTAGACGCGATGGAACACTTGTTTGCCAGGTATCTCGAAATTCTTCCCTTATTTTTGGCACCTGCCCTTCCAATGAACGTGGAATGAAACAGCAACCCGTACTTAGGGGTATTTCCTTTAGTTTTCAATGCTCTGAAAAGAGCCTTCTCGGCACCCAAAATCTGCACCGTTGACGCGGGATACTTTGCCAAATTCGTCAGAGACCCTGCGTGCGCGATCAGTCGAGCCCCGACTTGATCGCCGATTAGAGTTGCTAGATTCGGAGCGACACCAGCCATTTTACACCTCAAGTATTCGGCCAGCTGTTTTCTATAGTCGGCCAAAGCGATTACTCGTCCAGCAAACATTTCTATATTCAGAAGATCAACAGGGCTGATGTCCATTCCCATAGAAGATTTCGACGCGTCAATTATAGCCTGAGCTTTTGCGCTATCCATTACAATTTCTTCGAGTGCTTCAAGTTTCTCCTCGGTTAACTCCTTGCGATTTTTTATAAGTTGCGCTACCTTGGCGAAGAGGTAATTTTCGGGTACAATTTTCACAAGCTCTGGAAAGTGGTAGCTGTACCACTCGCTGTTCACGGTAATGAATGAACAAAGATCAGCATTATACAATTAagtcaaataattattttgtaatcGGATCACCGATACATTTCTAGTAACGTTTCCATGGGTGacaaaattttacacgttttaatgattttttgagAACTATAATTCGTCTAATGAGTAAATTTCGTTTTAGTTTATCTATTAACAGAGTTAAAAACAGTTGAACCATTGATTTGATTTTAGTCATcatgtattgtaattttacagtaaaatgaagaaattttaccaacaaaatttctcaaccGAGTTCTTTATAATCAtgatttcatttgaatatttgCTCACTGGAATGAAACCAATATACCGAATGCATACAGAAAAGGAGATTTCAACTGGCTAATAAATCAAATCAACTCAACAGAAAATTATTGATCTAGAACATAATTTCTGATTGGcaataaacaaacgaataaGGTTTTCAGAAGGCCAAAAAGTTTGTTTGAATCACAGATTACGCGACtgataattatgaaaatcaATGTTTGTAAGGTGATTATAACATGAATGGAATCGTGAATCTTTTGAAACGGTTGGTAAAATGAACCGATCTCCATGAAATATATTACTCACCGTATACGCATGCTGAATGTGTTGACGTCCTTGTCGAGTTGATCAAGGAGCGCTATGCTCTGAATAATCATATTGTCTACCCTGTGTACGTTGAACTTGACTTTAGCCCTTGAATAGCTGTGTCCTAAACCAAGTTGGGCAACGCCAGAGCTTTTTGCTGTAAATCCCTTGACGAGATTGTGAAAATGATAGCGTATGCCTCTGATAAGTTCGGGCACAACGCCGGTATGATCGCACTTCACATCCAAAGCTTCGGCGATGCTCGCGCCAAGTTTAGGATCGGCGACGCCAAGAATGAGCTTTTTTCTCTTGCTAGGCAAACTTGAGTCTAGGAACAGTTTCAGGTCGTTCGGCACTACGCCTTCTGATATGCTGTTTACATTCTCTAGAGCAGCGAGAGCAGTCTTGAAAGGCAAAAAACCGACCAACTTAACGACTCCATGAAAACGGCCCAAGTCTGTTACCGACTCTTCGACTTGGGGCAAGAGAATGCCGACTTCTTCAAATTCCTTAACGCTGAACAAGGCGTAGCCCGCAGCATGTTCAAACAGGACGCAGAGCTTCGACTGTAAGAATTAACAAAAGATATCGAACAATTCGTTGTTGTTTTGTTTCCGAAAATCATTCTTCGCCAGTCGTTTCGTCGAATATCTCACAAGTGACGCGGCTTTGATACGAGATTGACTTTGATAGAAGAAAACGATTTTGGGAACAATTATTTGTACTTAGAAGTAAGTGAAACAGTTTGAAAATTGTGTAATGATTTTGGTGCAACAGTTTTTCGGGCCCGAAACGAATCACGAGGAATGATATTGTTTACCTATCATGATCCGTCTCATGGTGAATTACAGAATAAAGTTTTTCGTCGGACTTTAGTGATATTATATAGTTTTGCAAATTCTGATGCTTCTTACCATTTTTTAATCACATTCGTGCACTATTAAACAAGTAAAATGCTATCGGAGATTTCACACACGACACATAGCCTCTACACGGCCATGTGCACGGGAAGTGAGTTTGACGccattttaaaaacttttagcTCTCAGCTCTCACATCACGGAGCAATCAAGATAGACAGTCATTTGTTTCGCAAATACATGGTATAGAGTTCAGCGGGCCGCCATTAGAGTGCGAGACGAGCAGTATGGCTGAACTTTTGAATCAAATGCTATGTAAAAGTCGATGGCAAATACTGACAAATATACGTGTAGTATCGTTCAATGATTCTCATAAAAGTATTTTATCGTACTTGTGGTCAATTTGGAGGGTTGCCGTATCCGCTAATACATCGTAAGTAATGTCGTGGTTATGCAAAGCTGCGGTAACCTTTACCTCGAAAACAACGGCAGAATACGTGTTCTTCGATGATTGAACAGACacacaatttttcatgaagATTTTAAGTACCGTCGATTTTAACAGGTAAGTGTATTGCTTtcatcgattttcttttttcttttatcgaaGCCAGAGAAATATTCGATGGCTCGATGAGGGATTTTCTCTTGTTATTGGTTgcattgaatttaaataaaatggcCGGCCGCCAAGACTGATTGTAAGAAAATGAGTATGGCTAATTGGACTTTGCACACATTTTTGTCTTACTGCTAAAAATTAATGTGGAAACAATTGATCTTGAAAacattaaaatgatttttctattttctactTGATTTTATCAGAATAAGTTACAGCCTAGTACTGTAGAATTTTGAATCAAAAGCAAATATTATGATTACGTTGTTGCAAATTTATTCTCGAATA
Proteins encoded in this region:
- the Nop56 gene encoding nucleolar protein 56, with the protein product MSKLCVLFEHAAGYALFSVKEFEEVGILLPQVEESVTDLGRFHGVVKLVGFLPFKTALAALENVNSISEGVVPNDLKLFLDSSLPSKRKKLILGVADPKLGASIAEALDVKCDHTGVVPELIRGIRYHFHNLVKGFTAKSSGVAQLGLGHSYSRAKVKFNVHRVDNMIIQSIALLDQLDKDVNTFSMRIREWYSYHFPELVKIVPENYLFAKVAQLIKNRKELTEEKLEALEEIVMDSAKAQAIIDASKSSMGMDISPVDLLNIEMFAGRVIALADYRKQLAEYLRCKMAGVAPNLATLIGDQVGARLIAHAGSLTNLAKYPASTVQILGAEKALFRALKTKGNTPKYGLLFHSTFIGRAGAKNKGRISRYLANKCSIASRIDCFTDTPSSIFGEKLRQQVEDRLKFYETGDVPKKNIDVMKEALEEAAQVVVAAEEESPKKKKKKDKKRKSENIENGNSNGAAVDNGTVEAEVDDDVPKKKKKRKSKSQNDE